A stretch of the Geovibrio thiophilus genome encodes the following:
- a CDS encoding PAS domain S-box protein — protein MTNLNELINTNKLKKQLEQFSEFSGLPASIHGADGNILVKAEGNTFADMLPSVFKNAEAENIIKGVLKTENGGIFAINSIEIDNFPTIFSAVYSDRDMPLKKLKSAAAYVSTLTEGCLAGNLVSAAHSDLYCDNVRMLRTFYATVEQSPISIVVTDKNGTIEYVNPFFKELTGFSREEIIGLGFSGLKSGEHDREFYKNLWQTIRNGKIWTGKFINKKKDGSKYIELAKIAPIIESGEITRFIGIKTDITEQERLQELLEESNLMLEATVRKRTEKLRSAYIRLKENRDLLNKTQKVARMGGWMRDMRTRKGFWTDEAFAIFGMERGPEAPTVKEILTATHPEDRDKVREWLESLFRYSPEREFSFRIIRPDGEERIITSIYSYDFDASGKPYRINGIHHDQTERIRTAERIEKHEKLLSSILLSANAGICVLDGDCRIEMVNPEFEKIFGHKNLTAGSLFVDACPEILNSRDAGILSDALRTKTPMTRMEYSFSLPSGKEKILIMNVTVPRADHDPVTLITVSDITELSELHNKQKEQEAMLIQQSKMAALGEMIGVITHQWQQPLNAVGMFSQLIETEFKSSELNAENLREYISAIMGQLEFMSQTVKDFRNFFKPGQADDRFEVSAALEEIISLVAVHYANSRIEILPDLHCTDKPLVYGSRNEFKQVILNLLANAKDAITDKLKGAAGGVIRVSCTETGDEVIIRIRDNGGGIPEGVKDSIFKSYFTTKGSSGTGIGLYISKLIAETHMKGSITAENEEGGAVFTLRLKKPFQDL, from the coding sequence ATGACTAATTTAAATGAACTTATAAACACAAACAAGCTGAAAAAACAACTGGAGCAGTTTTCGGAATTTTCCGGACTGCCCGCCAGCATACACGGGGCGGACGGCAACATACTCGTAAAGGCGGAAGGAAACACTTTCGCCGATATGCTCCCATCCGTTTTTAAAAATGCAGAAGCTGAAAATATAATAAAAGGCGTTCTGAAAACAGAAAATGGCGGAATTTTCGCCATAAATTCCATAGAAATCGACAATTTCCCGACAATTTTCTCCGCAGTATACTCTGACAGAGACATGCCTCTGAAAAAACTGAAATCAGCCGCAGCCTACGTATCAACTCTAACAGAGGGCTGTCTCGCTGGCAACCTCGTCAGCGCCGCCCACTCCGACCTCTACTGCGATAATGTCAGAATGCTGCGTACATTTTACGCCACAGTCGAGCAGAGCCCCATCTCAATCGTTGTTACAGACAAAAACGGCACGATAGAATACGTAAACCCCTTTTTCAAGGAGCTCACAGGCTTTTCCAGAGAGGAGATAATCGGTCTCGGCTTCAGCGGGCTTAAATCAGGCGAGCATGACAGGGAGTTTTACAAAAACCTCTGGCAGACGATAAGAAACGGCAAAATCTGGACAGGCAAGTTCATAAATAAAAAGAAAGACGGCTCCAAATACATCGAACTTGCCAAAATTGCCCCGATCATTGAAAGCGGGGAGATAACCCGTTTTATAGGTATAAAAACCGACATAACCGAGCAGGAAAGGCTCCAAGAACTTCTGGAGGAGTCCAACCTAATGCTTGAAGCCACTGTGCGCAAGCGCACGGAAAAGCTCCGCTCCGCCTACATCCGTCTGAAAGAGAACAGAGACCTGCTTAACAAAACACAGAAAGTAGCCAGAATGGGCGGCTGGATGCGTGATATGCGCACCAGAAAGGGCTTCTGGACTGATGAAGCCTTCGCTATATTCGGCATGGAACGCGGACCGGAAGCACCCACAGTAAAAGAAATCCTCACCGCTACGCACCCCGAAGACAGAGACAAGGTGCGTGAGTGGCTGGAATCACTGTTCAGATACTCCCCTGAAAGAGAGTTCAGCTTCAGAATAATCCGTCCGGACGGTGAGGAAAGAATAATTACCTCCATATATTCATACGATTTTGACGCAAGCGGCAAGCCCTACAGAATAAACGGCATCCACCACGACCAGACTGAACGGATTCGCACGGCGGAACGCATTGAAAAACATGAAAAACTTCTCAGCTCCATTCTGCTTTCCGCTAATGCGGGTATATGTGTTCTGGACGGCGACTGCCGTATTGAGATGGTTAACCCTGAATTTGAAAAGATTTTTGGGCACAAGAACCTTACCGCAGGCAGCCTTTTTGTGGATGCCTGCCCTGAGATTTTAAACAGCAGGGACGCCGGGATTCTCAGTGATGCTCTCAGAACAAAAACACCTATGACAAGAATGGAATACTCCTTCTCTCTCCCTTCAGGGAAGGAGAAAATACTCATAATGAACGTTACCGTGCCCAGAGCCGATCATGATCCGGTCACCCTAATAACAGTATCGGACATTACCGAGCTCAGTGAGCTTCACAACAAGCAGAAGGAGCAGGAGGCGATGCTGATTCAGCAGTCCAAAATGGCAGCCCTAGGGGAGATGATCGGCGTGATCACCCATCAGTGGCAGCAGCCTCTGAACGCTGTGGGCATGTTCAGCCAGCTTATCGAAACCGAATTTAAAAGCAGTGAACTGAACGCTGAAAATCTGCGGGAATATATATCAGCTATCATGGGGCAGCTTGAGTTCATGTCTCAGACAGTGAAGGACTTCAGAAACTTTTTCAAGCCCGGTCAGGCTGATGACAGGTTCGAGGTTTCCGCCGCTCTTGAGGAGATTATAAGCCTTGTCGCCGTGCACTATGCCAACAGCCGTATTGAGATACTCCCTGATCTTCACTGCACGGACAAGCCTCTTGTTTACGGCTCCAGAAACGAGTTTAAACAGGTTATTCTCAACCTTCTGGCAAACGCTAAAGACGCGATTACCGATAAGCTGAAGGGAGCCGCGGGCGGCGTTATCCGTGTAAGCTGCACTGAAACCGGCGACGAAGTCATAATCAGAATCAGAGATAACGGCGGCGGCATCCCTGAAGGCGTGAAGGACAGCATATTTAAATCATACTTCACCACCAAGGGCAGCAGCGGAACAGGCATAGGACTGTATATATCCAAGCTGATCGCCGAAACCCATATGAAAGGCAGCATAACAGCGGAAAATGAAGAAGGCGGCGCCGTATTCACTCTGCGTCTCAAAAAACCTTTTCAGGATCTTTAA
- a CDS encoding Fic family protein: MIRQIITERFERITFSGKYDEEAVASLMKEADARFAILSSLPVTPYSYSFLDEIHNKCIYSSLTVQKNNMKSEDALNLLRILQDSYHRPAAEKALANLRIVYGLIDSIVPSAEPFVLTPDFVKRLHMHITFDVRTEGNIPGSFRTKSADIKYFRPPEKDIAKLIKEFCDWFNTELRSAHPLIRACLAHYHLSLLHPFGDGNGRTARSVEAAILRKAGYRYLYRSIGVYYKENRTEYYRSFRKSEKTGGFDLTAFVSFFLEGACKSFIIVTDVLLAGLRICAVKDFFEWLKSEEKITERQYGLLHILFEADRMISEEELFRNKAFAGLYDDDSADARDKDLRNLADTGIIFRLEGGFELNRNLPQR; encoded by the coding sequence ATGATACGTCAGATAATTACCGAGCGCTTCGAGCGCATCACTTTCAGCGGCAAATACGACGAAGAGGCTGTTGCGTCCCTGATGAAGGAAGCCGACGCGCGGTTCGCCATCCTGAGCAGCCTCCCTGTTACCCCCTATTCCTACTCCTTTCTGGATGAGATTCATAACAAGTGCATTTACTCGTCCCTCACTGTTCAGAAAAATAATATGAAAAGCGAGGACGCGCTGAACCTGCTCAGAATCCTTCAGGACAGCTATCACCGCCCTGCGGCGGAAAAAGCTCTAGCCAATCTGCGGATAGTCTACGGACTGATCGATTCCATAGTGCCCTCTGCCGAGCCTTTTGTACTCACTCCGGACTTTGTAAAACGTCTCCACATGCACATAACCTTTGATGTGCGCACGGAAGGCAACATCCCCGGAAGTTTCAGGACAAAGAGCGCCGATATTAAATATTTCAGACCGCCGGAAAAGGATATAGCAAAACTTATCAAAGAGTTCTGTGACTGGTTCAACACCGAGTTAAGATCAGCGCATCCGCTGATAAGGGCATGTCTTGCTCATTATCACCTCAGTCTGCTCCACCCTTTCGGGGACGGAAACGGGCGCACTGCCCGCAGCGTCGAGGCTGCTATTCTCAGGAAAGCAGGTTACAGATACCTTTACCGCTCCATCGGCGTTTATTACAAAGAAAACAGAACCGAATACTACCGCAGCTTCCGTAAAAGTGAAAAAACCGGAGGCTTTGACCTCACAGCGTTTGTGAGCTTCTTTCTGGAGGGCGCCTGCAAATCCTTCATTATTGTGACGGATGTACTTCTGGCTGGTTTAAGAATCTGCGCGGTCAAGGATTTCTTTGAGTGGCTGAAATCGGAAGAAAAAATAACAGAACGCCAGTACGGGCTGCTGCATATTCTTTTTGAGGCAGACAGAATGATCTCCGAAGAGGAGCTCTTCAGAAACAAGGCATTTGCGGGACTTTATGATGATGATTCAGCCGATGCGCGGGATAAAGACTTAAGGAATCTGGCTGATACCGGAATAATTTTCAGGTTGGAGGGAGGCTTTGAGCTTAACAGGAACCTGCCGCAGAGGTAG